From the genome of Actinomycetota bacterium:
CGTGCGTGCGCCATTCGGAAACGCGCTCAAGTTCAGGCTGGCGCTGTATGGCGCCGACGTGTCGGTATGAACGAGGTTGCCATCGATGTGGAAACTGACATCTCGAATACCAGCCGCGTCGGAAGCCACAACCGAAAACGTGCTAACAGCTGGAACAAGCGCATTTGCCCTGGGGGCCGAGACAGAAATTGTCGGTGTATCGGTATCGGAGTTGAAGTAAACGACCTGCGGAGCGCTACGGTTCGTCGCACGGTCAACAGCCACTACCTCGATTCTGTTACGCCCAGGCCGGATCACGTCGTTTTCAAGCGTGAGGTTGGTGGCTACTTGGTCGAGATGGAAAAGTCTTGTCGGATGCAGCTTCCCGTTGACGGTGAACTCATAAAGAGCTGTGCCCGACAGTCGGTCATACTCAATATCGTTCCATCTGATATTCGCGCGCTGAGAGTTGAACCATACATCGCTTCCTGATGGGCCGGTATAGCGAGCGTGAGGTATGGCAACAAGATTTTCAGGAGAACGCGGTGGAGTTACATCTATTCCAAAGGGTATGTGAACAGTTTCGGTACTATAACGAGAACTGTCGTACCAGCGGTAATGTAGATGCCAGCGTCCTTCATGCGAAAATGTAGCTCCTGCAGGCAGCGTAGGTAGCGCCGCAGCCTGGATCCCCACGATATCGAGAAAGAGTGGTGTAAACATACTAGTATCCTGAAGATCAGCCCCGAGCTGGTAGTAATTTTGAGGTGTGGCGGTTTCTATCTGAGTGCCAGGCATGCGGTCGACAGTGTAAATCATCCCAAGCGCATAGGCGGTATTGTCCGCGGTGGCTCTGTACAGATTGAACAGGGGAAATGGATTGTTGCCCCATCCGTTCCTCCACCAGGACCTCTCAAAGCCAGGACCGCTGTCACCGGGATATGGCACGGTCAGTGAGGTGTTTATAAAAGGCCCCGACGGATACTGGGGATTGGTAGGGCTCTCACCTGGTTTAGTATCGCCCCACGCTTGTCCTGGCAACGGAGGTAAATCCATATGCCTTTGAGCCGCTCCGGCGGGAATAGTGCTTGCCAACAAGACGAGGCAGGTGACTATTGAGGTGAGTGCAATTCTACGATTTGTGCGACATCTCATGATACTCCCCATCCACAGGCGCCAACATACTCGCTATCCAGTAAAGCTACCTAAAAACACTACTGCACTGACAGATTATCGGAAAACACCCCATCAAACTTTACCCCAAAGCTATTGCATTGTACATCAAAGACGCGTCCGCATCGCCTCTTTGATCACGCGGCCATCAAGATCTGTCAGCCTCAGGTATTCTCCTCCCACGATGCGAGCGATCTCCCGTGCTCCGCTTGTCGCTTTCGGCCCTGTGCCTGTATCGAATACGATTGTATTGATTTTTGCCGATCTCACCCTCACACCAGCTGCGCGGGCATCTTCGCTACCCAAACCGCCGTTGAGCCCGACATTCGCCCGCCCATCGGTGACCAGCACGAGCCATGGAATGACCTCTGAGTCTCTCCTTGTTTCATTTTCAAGAAGCTCCAACGCCTTGAGGAGTCCGGCAGCCAAAGGTGTCGCTCCACCTGTAGGCATCGATTTCAACTTGAGCTGCGCAAGCTCCACGCTGGCCGTTGGCGACATGATGATGTCCGCCCCCTCGCCGCGAAATGTGACCAAACCGACTCTGTCCCTGCGCTGGTAAGCATCCTTGAGCAGGCCGAGCACCGCTGCCCTTGCGGCCTCCATGCGATCTGCCGCACCCATCGAGCCGCTGGCATCCACACACAGAACAATTGAAGCTCCTGTTTTCCGCTTCCTGACCTTTGACATAATGTCAGAAGGATCAATGTTGATAGCGAGATTCCCCTCACGTTCGAGCTGATAGGGCGCGGCTGAGCGAAAGGTGGCGTCGATGGCCACATCCGCCAAGGTAGTGGTGGCGGCCTTGACGGACCGTATGTGGCGGCCTTTGGAATCGCTGGAAATGCTTTCATGTCTTCGGCCGGAAACTGCACGGCGCACCGCGTCGAGCTCACGCAATACACCTTTTTCGATGAGCGGGAGGCTTTCACTTGCGGTTTCACCCAAATAACGTGTGGCTGTTGTGCCTGGCCTGACTCCGTCGCCTGCGTCGTTTTTGTCACACCGCTTTTCGGCGTTATCTGTATCGCCGCAAGAAACGGAGCTCGACGTCTTGGAAAACGCCGAGACAAGCTCCTCGACTATGGACTCGGCAGACTCGGTGTTGGCAAACGGGGCCTTTCGTATGCGGTGCAACAGTACCATCGAAGCTACCGCAACAACATCCTGGTGCTCCACGAGTGTCCGGCCCTCTAGGGAAGTCCTGGCGGCGGCGGCTCTAGCCATGACCAGATCCGCTCGATGGCCGTCTACATCGGCCTCGATACAAATCGAGACGATCAAGCGTTTGATTTCATCGGTCAACTCGACGGTCGGAAGCCTTAGCCGGGCATGTGCCAGACGGACGCGAAGTTCATCCTCAGAGTCGACCCAAGCACGAATGAACGACGACGGGTCCTCATCGAATCGCTGCCGCCTGTCCATGATCTCCATCCGCAAAACCGGGTCCTTCACCCCGCGAACATCCACGCATAGCCCGAAGCGATCCGTGAGCTGAGGTCGCACCTCACCCTCTTCCGGATTCATCGTGCCTACCAATATAAATCTCGCCGGATGTCGAAAAGACACACCCTCCCGCTCGACCGTATTTACCCCCATCGCCGAGGCATCGAGCAGCGTGTCGACCAAGTGGTCATCGAGAAGGTTCACCTCGTCAACGTAGAGGATAGAGCGATTGGCCTTCGCCAAAATCCCAGGCTCGAATTTCCTCTCCCCGTGCTTGAGTGCGTGCTCAAGATCGAGTGTCCCAACCAGTCTGTCCTCGGTGGTTGACACGGGAAGATCGACGATCCATGGCTTACGCAAGGATGTCACAACGGAATCGACGGTGTGGCTTTCACAACAATCGGCGCACCAAAGTTTCGGGTCGGAGGGATCGCAGGAAAAGCGGCAGCCTTCAACGACGTCCATATCCGGCAACACGACCGCAAGCGCCCTCACGACGGTGGATTTGGCGGTGCCCTTCTCGCCCCGGATAAGAACACCACCTACCCCCGGATCCACTGCGTTTAGCAGCAAAGCCGTTTTGAGTAGATGTTGATCCACAACCGCCGTAAATGGAAAGGTATGAGCCGGGCGCTCGGCCACGAACCACCTCCGAAACAATTGAACCCAACCACAGTATATTGTAGTTGGGTTCGCAATGCTACCTATATTT
Proteins encoded in this window:
- a CDS encoding magnesium chelatase subunit D family protein, which encodes MAERPAHTFPFTAVVDQHLLKTALLLNAVDPGVGGVLIRGEKGTAKSTVVRALAVVLPDMDVVEGCRFSCDPSDPKLWCADCCESHTVDSVVTSLRKPWIVDLPVSTTEDRLVGTLDLEHALKHGERKFEPGILAKANRSILYVDEVNLLDDHLVDTLLDASAMGVNTVEREGVSFRHPARFILVGTMNPEEGEVRPQLTDRFGLCVDVRGVKDPVLRMEIMDRRQRFDEDPSSFIRAWVDSEDELRVRLAHARLRLPTVELTDEIKRLIVSICIEADVDGHRADLVMARAAAARTSLEGRTLVEHQDVVAVASMVLLHRIRKAPFANTESAESIVEELVSAFSKTSSSVSCGDTDNAEKRCDKNDAGDGVRPGTTATRYLGETASESLPLIEKGVLRELDAVRRAVSGRRHESISSDSKGRHIRSVKAATTTLADVAIDATFRSAAPYQLEREGNLAINIDPSDIMSKVRKRKTGASIVLCVDASGSMGAADRMEAARAAVLGLLKDAYQRRDRVGLVTFRGEGADIIMSPTASVELAQLKLKSMPTGGATPLAAGLLKALELLENETRRDSEVIPWLVLVTDGRANVGLNGGLGSEDARAAGVRVRSAKINTIVFDTGTGPKATSGAREIARIVGGEYLRLTDLDGRVIKEAMRTRL